Part of the Simkaniaceae bacterium genome is shown below.
AAATCTCATCCTCATCGCTTGGGAGCTCTGAGTAGTCGAGAAGATACTCATACCCACTACATCCACCCGGTTTATCTCCAAAGCGAAGGGCATACCCTTCTTTTCCCTCTTCTTTGAGAATCTTTAAAAACTTATCGGCAGCTCTCTTTGTCATTGTAATCGTAGAGAGATCAATTTCCTCTTCTAAAATCGCATTGAGATTGCCAATAAGGGAATCAATATCCTCATCAGAGAACCCATGCCCAAGCATCCCCGCCTCGAGAGTCTCCCATGTCGAGGCCGAACAGCCGACACAGTGAAGACCTGAGTTTGTCAATTCCTGAGCAAGCTTTTGGCTTTTTTCGGGAAAGGTCGAAAAAATATCATCTATCGTCATTTCTCGTGTGATTTGGTCGCTCATATTAATACCTTACCTTGACACATCCGCCTTTGATTTTACACTGACAAGCAAGTCTCTCTTGGTCCATGTCCCCTAAGAAGTCTTCCTCTTCCTGAGTGAATTCAGAGAGATTTTCCATTCCCTCCTCGACCTCAATAATACAAGTCCCACAAACGCCTTCTTCGCACCCAAAAGGAACGCCGTTTTCTTCACAAAAATCCTTGATTGCAGCACCATCGGGAATTTCTACGGGATCTTCATCATTGAACTGTATTTGGGCCATTTGAGAGAGTCACTCCTTTTAATGGGGACTATTAAAGCGCAAAGAATGAATATTTTCAATAGAATAATTTTTTTTAATCGGCACTGAGCATAATGATAATCAATTGATTTTAAGCGGTTTAAAAATAAAAAAGCAGCTGTTAAAAGCTGCTTTTTTGAACTAAGGAATGAGTTTAAAATCCTACCAAGATAGATCCTGATCCTCAAGGCGCCTTGCCCGCTCATATCCCTCTTGTGAATTCTCGCTGATCACCTCTTCAACGGTTTCTTTGAGTGTTTGAACCCCGTGTGGAAAACCGCAATCGATCAGAATCTGATTTAAATAAATCAGCTCCATCTCAAGATGGTCTAATTTAGACTCTAGAGCCGCAACACGTGCTCTCAGCTGCATATTATCATCCGTTGTTTCCATGGGACTATCCTCCCTAGTTATTATATTTTATTATCTATGATGAATTGCTTCATCTTACCCTCCAATTATATCAATATTATCGATAATGTAACAGTTAATTAATTAAAATAATTTCTTTACCTAATTAATTAAAAATCAACAACTAACATTAGAATTAAATCATCATTTTTGATAGAATATTTACATTGATATTAATAAGACGTAATAAAAAGAGGATATTATGAAATTAACAGAGGCATATGCTGCCGCTACGGGCTCACATAAGGAGCATAACCTTGCTCCCTTGTTCGGAGTTAATCAGGCAGATCGTTCATCAATCGCCATCCAAAAAGATCCCGCGCTTGCCGGGATGGGATTTATTCAAGATCTCAAATATTATGGGGATTTGGTGGTTCAGTCCATCAATTCGGCCCACTTCATGACAGGTGAGCTTTTCCATCTCGATCGCATTACAACTCCCGATGAGGCGCCTAAAGCTAAGAAAATGTTGAATCAATTAAAAAACTGCATGATCGATGGGATGAATGCGGGACAAAACGCTTCTCGCTTTTTAGCTCAAGCTCTTTTATCTTGTTCATCGGCTCAACCCTTTGTAAATCATACCTTCACACATATTCCCGCCGCGATTGCAGCCGCTTCCATTCGCTGTATTGGGTTTGTTGCAGCCGGAGCCATGGGAATTGCCGGAGGCGTTTTAGGAATCACCCTTGGGGCCGTATTAAAACCATTGCTCAGCTTCTCTATTCGCCTTGTTGTTGACTTCCCCCGCATCTCATTAATTGCTCTTGGAAAAGTCAAAAACGTTGCAATGATCATTCTCTCTCTAGTTGGTATGACACTCGGTCTTGCCGTAGATAGCGTTCGATTCTCATTTGGTCTTCTCCGAGCTATTTTTGTTTTAGCAGGAGCTGTTACAGCCATTGAATCAGAATTAGAAAGAAAAGAACAGGCTGAGCTTCTCGGAGCTAACCATAAGGCCACAGAAGCTTATAGAGACTTCCGAACTGCATATAAAACACTCGACCTTCAATTGAAACAAGAAGTTGCCGGTCGATCGTTAGCTATTCAAGGTTCTAGGCTTCTTATTAGCAGTGTTGCTGCCCTCTTTGACTGTAAAGATCCTTTCTATATCGATAGCAAAAAACCTATTGCGCCGACTATGGTCACTGCCCAGCTGACATATGCTCAATGTTTCTTCGGAGAAGAGCCTAACATCGTAAAAG
Proteins encoded:
- a CDS encoding (2Fe-2S)-binding protein, with protein sequence MAQIQFNDEDPVEIPDGAAIKDFCEENGVPFGCEEGVCGTCIIEVEEGMENLSEFTQEEEDFLGDMDQERLACQCKIKGGCVKVRY
- a CDS encoding iron-sulfur cluster assembly accessory protein gives rise to the protein MSDQITREMTIDDIFSTFPEKSQKLAQELTNSGLHCVGCSASTWETLEAGMLGHGFSDEDIDSLIGNLNAILEEEIDLSTITMTKRAADKFLKILKEEGKEGYALRFGDKPGGCSGYEYLLDYSELPSDEDEIFESNGISIHVDRSMLSRLMGCEIDYLDGLNGSGFKVSNPNAKGSCSCGSSQAY